One window of Sphingobium sp. HWE2-09 genomic DNA carries:
- a CDS encoding nuclear transport factor 2 family protein has product MNIDEQNKQFVLDAFETLFNKRDYAAAERFWSPDYIQHSSNVPPGREGLFDLAKAAPAEFRYECQLAVASGDYVMLHGRFSGLAEPVNMVVVDILRIENGVLAEHWDVLEVEATRENSKSGLPMFGESFPS; this is encoded by the coding sequence ATGAATATCGACGAACAGAACAAGCAGTTTGTACTGGATGCGTTCGAGACGCTGTTTAACAAGCGCGACTATGCAGCCGCCGAACGCTTCTGGTCGCCCGACTATATCCAGCACAGCTCCAATGTTCCCCCGGGCCGCGAAGGTCTTTTCGATCTCGCGAAAGCCGCGCCCGCCGAGTTTCGGTACGAATGCCAGTTGGCGGTCGCTTCCGGCGACTATGTCATGCTCCATGGTCGTTTTTCCGGGCTCGCTGAGCCGGTGAACATGGTCGTGGTCGACATCCTGCGCATCGAAAACGGCGTGCTCGCCGAGCACTGGGACGTGCTCGAGGTCGAAGCCACGCGCGAAAACTCGAAGAGCGGGCTCCCCATGTTCGGCGAAAGCTTCCCGAGCTGA